The Vicia villosa cultivar HV-30 ecotype Madison, WI linkage group LG1, Vvil1.0, whole genome shotgun sequence genome includes a region encoding these proteins:
- the LOC131604219 gene encoding protein kinase PINOID 2-like — translation MATTPYKDEPDYDSSSSSITVPDSTRSWMSNLSFGSRRRRSSVSVSSTTTYTSSTLPSNAKPHKANQVAWEAMSRLRLNKGRVGLDHFRLLKRLGSGDIGNVYLCQIRNPVVGLPQCLYAMKVVDREALAIRKKLQRAEMEKEILRMLDHPFLPTLYTEFDASHYSCLVMEFCPGGDLYASRQRQPGKRFSLSSSKFYAAETLLALEYLHMMGIVYRDLKPENVLVREDGHIMLSDFDLSLKCDVVPKLLRSKTRLERSIKSTTKRASTPSCISPMQPVLSCLLSSASKKKKTTVETVIRENVQEEFEVDLDPDFVAEPIEARSKSFVGTHEYLAPEVILGQGHGSAVDWWTFGVFLFEMLYGRTPFKGENNEKTLVNILKQELSFPRITVNSNYEFEEMVKVQDLISKLLVKNPIKRIGSCLGSVEIKRHEFFKGVNWALIRSVKPPEVPSDKNKIRNRVMVPKLSKKDRDQPFQPNHRFDYF, via the exons ATGGCCACCACACCTTACAAAGACGAACCCGACTACGACAGCAGCTCCTCCTCCATCACCGTACCAGACTCCACCCGAAGCTGGATGAGTAACCTCAGCTTCGGAAGCCGCCGTCGCCGAAGCTCCGTCTCCGTCTCTTCCACCACCACATACACCTCCTCAACTCTACCTTCCAACGCTAAACCTCACAAAGCAAACCAAGTTGCATGGGAGGCCATGAGCCGACTCCGACTCAACAAAGGCCGAGTCGGACTCGACCACTTCCGACTCCTAAAACGGCTCGGAAGCGGCGACATAGGGAATGTGTATCTTTGTCAGATAAGAAACCCGGTGGTGGGTTTGCCTCAGTGCTTGTATGCCATGAAAGTCGTTGATAGAGAAGCACTTGCTATAAGAAAGAAGCTCCAGAGAGCTGAGATGGAGAAGGAGATTCTGCGTATGCTTGATCACCCTTTTTTGCCTACTTTATACACCGAGTTTGATGCTTCTCATTACTCTTGTTTGGTCATGGAGTTTTGTCCTGGTGGCGATTTATATGCTTCTCGCCAACGCCAGCCTGGGAAGCGCTTTTCCTTATCATCCTCTAA GTTTTATGCAGCTGAGACACTATTGGCTTTAGAATATCTACACATGATGGGAATAGTATACAGAGATTTAAAGCCAGAGAATGTTCTAGTAAGAGAAGATGGACACATAATGCTATCAGATTTTGATCTTTCTCTAAAATGCGACGTTGTTCCGAAGCTGTTAAGAAGCAAAACAAGGTTAGAACGTAGCATAAAATCAACTACAAAGAGAGCTTCAACACCTTCATGCATTTCACCCATGCAACCAGTTTTGTCATGTTTATTATCATCAGCAAGCAAGAAAAAGAAAACGACAGTTGAAACAGTTATAAGAGAGAAtgttcaagaggagtttgaggttGATCTTGATCCTGATTTTGTAGCGGAACCAATTGAAGCAAGATCGAAATCATTCGTGGGGACACATGAGTATTTAGCACCAGAAGTTATATTAGGACAAGGTCATGGAAGTGCAGTGGATTGGTGGACATTTGGTGTTTTTTTGTTTGAGATGTTATATGGAAGAACACCGTTTAAAGGTGAGAACAATGAGAAAACATTGGTAAATATTCTTAAACAAGAACTGTCTTTTCCTAGGATTACTGTTAATAGTAATTATGAGTTTGAAGAGATGGTGAAAGTTCAAGATCTTATAAGTAAACTGTTGGTGAAGAATCCAATTAAGAGAATTGGAAGCTGTTTGGGTTCTGTTGAGATTAAAAGACATGAGTTTTTTAAAGGTGTTAATTGGGCTTTGATTAGATCAGTTAAACCTCCTGAAGTTCCTAGTGATAAGAACAAGATTAGGAATAGGGTTATGGTGCCTAAATTAAGCaagaaagatagagatcaaccaTTTCAACCTAATCATCGTTTTGATTACTTCTAA